The following are encoded together in the Oreochromis aureus strain Israel breed Guangdong linkage group 18, ZZ_aureus, whole genome shotgun sequence genome:
- the LOC116332001 gene encoding angiopoietin-related protein 3-like, giving the protein MRITQIVFVFALAAACIPALCGKEEPPVLHLEAPAESQSRFAALDDVYLLANSLLRMGQSLRQFVQKTKGQINDIFQKLNIFNRSFGQLSVLASEIKGTEEELKSTATVLMANNEDIRGLSEEISSKMNSILQEKSQLQNKLEGLEEKLSSLSLGLVPSERAAEINSLREVIQSQEQSITQLLKAVRELSDQLIHQRTKINILEEKLTANMLASPGDH; this is encoded by the exons ATGAGAATAACACAAATTGTTTTCGTGTTTGCCCTCGCTGCTGCTTGTATTCCTGCCCTCTGTGGCAAAGAGGAACCTCCGGTCCTCCACCTCGAGGCTCCTGCTGAAAGTCAGTCCCGCTTTGCTGCTTTGGATGATGTGTATCTCCTGGCAAATAGCCTCCTCCGAATGGGTCAGAGCCTGCGGCAATTTGTGCAGAAAACAAAGGGACAGATAAATGATATCTTCCAAAAACTCAACATCTTCAATCGCTCTTTCGGCCAGCTGTCAGTGCTGGCCAGCGAAATCAAGGGGACAGAAGAAGAACTGAAGAGTACCGCTACTGTGTTAATGGCCAACAATGAAGACATCAGGGGCTTGTCTGAAGAGATCAGCTCCAAGATGAACAGCATCCTGCAAGAGAAAAGTCAACTGCAGAATAAATTGGAGGGCCTCGAGGAGAAACTGAGCAGTCTGTCGCTTGGCCTTGTGCCGAGTGAACGAGCAGCAGAGATCAATAGCCTTAGG GAGGTGATCCAGAGCCAGGAGCAAAGCATTACACAGCTGCTGAAGGCCGTGAGGGAACTAAGTGACCAGCTCATCCACCAGAGGACAAAGATCAATATTCTAGAGGAAAAG CTGACAGCCAACATGTTAGCTAGCCCAGGAGACCATTGA